One Sander vitreus isolate 19-12246 chromosome 22, sanVit1, whole genome shotgun sequence DNA segment encodes these proteins:
- the LOC144537445 gene encoding leukocyte elastase inhibitor-like isoform X2, which translates to MKASTPSKTAKANTTFSLALFKKLSEDNKTGNIFYSPFSISSALAMVMLGARGNTATQMSEVLCFTETEKPKQTGAEQMQTHSTVQSAMQSQMQTRMQMRTQIQQTSRLPQYLLKCLKPQNDQDDVHASFAQLLSELIKADAPYALSLANRLYGEQSYQFVEDFLAETRKHYNAELKSVDFKASADAARVNINSWVEEQTQGKIKDLLVQNVVDDSTILVLVNAIYFKGNWNKQFKEDSTVDAQFKINKNDTKSVKMMWQKSKFPLIAIPEANCKILEMLYEGEELSMLIFLPDEIKDDTTGLEKLQRELTYEKFVEWTRSDMMSQTEVQVGLPRFKMEETYDLKDVLTSMGMANAFDVTLSDFSGMSPANNLVLSKVVHKAFVEVNEEGTEAAAATAAILSERSAMIPATFIADHPFLFFIRHNPTMSVLFAGQYCSPE; encoded by the exons ATGAAGGCATCAACCCCATCCAAGACAGCCAAGGCCAACACCACCTTCTCTCTGGCTTTGTTTAAAAAGCTGAGTGAGGACAACAAGACAGGGAACATCTTCTACTCCCCTTTCAGCATCTCTTCAGCCCTGGCTATGGTGATGCTGGGGGCCAGAGgaaacacagccacacagaTGTCAGAg GTCCTCTGCTTCACGGAGACAGAGAAGCCGAAGCAGACGGGAGCAGAGCAGATGCAAACGCATTCGACGGTGCAGTCGGCGATGCAGTCGCAGATGCAGACGCGGATGCAGATGCGGACGCAGATACAGCAGACCAGCAGACTGCCACAGTATCTGCTCAAG TGCCTGAAACCCCAGAATGATCAAGATGATGTCCATGCAAGCTTTGCTCAACTGCTGAGTGAGCTCATCAAGGCAGACGCTCCGTATGCCCTCAGTCTTGCCAACAGGCTGTACGGGGAGCAGTCCTACCAATTTGTTGAG GATTTCTTGGCAGAAACCAGAAAGCACTACAACGCAGAGCTGAAGTCTGTGGACTTCAAAGCTAGCGCAGATGCTGCCAGGGTCAACATCAACAGCTGGGTGGAGGAGCAGACCCAAG GTAAAATCAAGGACCTGTTGGTCCAGAATGTGGTGGACGACTCGACCATCCTGGTGCTGGTCAATGCCATCTACTTCAAAGGCAACTGGAACAAACAGTTCAAGGAGGATTCTACAGTTGATGCGCAGTTTAAAATTAACAAG AATGACACCAAGTCGGTGAAGATGATGTGGCAGAAAAGTAAATTCCCTCTCATTGCCATTCCTGAGGCCAACTGCAAG ATCCTCGAGATGCTCTATGAAGGGGAGGAGCTCAGCATGCTCATCTTCCTGCCCGATGAGATAAAGGACGACACAACAGGCTTGGAGAAG CTGCAGAGGGAGCTAACCTATGAGAAATTTGTGGAGTGGACTCGTTCAGACATGATGAGCCAAACTGAGGTCCAGGTGGGGCTGCCTCGATTTAAGATGGAGGAGACGTACGATTTAAAAGATGTCCTGACCAGCATGGGCATGGCGAACGCTTTTGACGTCACACTGAGTGACTTTTCTG GCATGTCTCCTGCCAACAACCTGGTACTGTCAAAAGTCGTCCACAAGGCTTTTGTAGAAGTCAACGAGGAGGGAActgaggctgctgctgccactgctgctatCCTATCAGAACGCTCTGCAATGATTCCCGCCACGTTCATTGCAGACCACCCCTTCCTTTTCTTCATCCGACATAACCCCACCATGAGCGTTCTCTTTGCCGGACAATACTGCTCCCCTGAGTGA
- the LOC144537445 gene encoding leukocyte elastase inhibitor-like isoform X1 — protein MSNICDSGTMKASTPSKTAKANTTFSLALFKKLSEDNKTGNIFYSPFSISSALAMVMLGARGNTATQMSEVLCFTETEKPKQTGAEQMQTHSTVQSAMQSQMQTRMQMRTQIQQTSRLPQYLLKCLKPQNDQDDVHASFAQLLSELIKADAPYALSLANRLYGEQSYQFVEDFLAETRKHYNAELKSVDFKASADAARVNINSWVEEQTQGKIKDLLVQNVVDDSTILVLVNAIYFKGNWNKQFKEDSTVDAQFKINKNDTKSVKMMWQKSKFPLIAIPEANCKILEMLYEGEELSMLIFLPDEIKDDTTGLEKLQRELTYEKFVEWTRSDMMSQTEVQVGLPRFKMEETYDLKDVLTSMGMANAFDVTLSDFSGMSPANNLVLSKVVHKAFVEVNEEGTEAAAATAAILSERSAMIPATFIADHPFLFFIRHNPTMSVLFAGQYCSPE, from the exons ATGAGCAATATCTGTGATTCTG GCACAATGAAGGCATCAACCCCATCCAAGACAGCCAAGGCCAACACCACCTTCTCTCTGGCTTTGTTTAAAAAGCTGAGTGAGGACAACAAGACAGGGAACATCTTCTACTCCCCTTTCAGCATCTCTTCAGCCCTGGCTATGGTGATGCTGGGGGCCAGAGgaaacacagccacacagaTGTCAGAg GTCCTCTGCTTCACGGAGACAGAGAAGCCGAAGCAGACGGGAGCAGAGCAGATGCAAACGCATTCGACGGTGCAGTCGGCGATGCAGTCGCAGATGCAGACGCGGATGCAGATGCGGACGCAGATACAGCAGACCAGCAGACTGCCACAGTATCTGCTCAAG TGCCTGAAACCCCAGAATGATCAAGATGATGTCCATGCAAGCTTTGCTCAACTGCTGAGTGAGCTCATCAAGGCAGACGCTCCGTATGCCCTCAGTCTTGCCAACAGGCTGTACGGGGAGCAGTCCTACCAATTTGTTGAG GATTTCTTGGCAGAAACCAGAAAGCACTACAACGCAGAGCTGAAGTCTGTGGACTTCAAAGCTAGCGCAGATGCTGCCAGGGTCAACATCAACAGCTGGGTGGAGGAGCAGACCCAAG GTAAAATCAAGGACCTGTTGGTCCAGAATGTGGTGGACGACTCGACCATCCTGGTGCTGGTCAATGCCATCTACTTCAAAGGCAACTGGAACAAACAGTTCAAGGAGGATTCTACAGTTGATGCGCAGTTTAAAATTAACAAG AATGACACCAAGTCGGTGAAGATGATGTGGCAGAAAAGTAAATTCCCTCTCATTGCCATTCCTGAGGCCAACTGCAAG ATCCTCGAGATGCTCTATGAAGGGGAGGAGCTCAGCATGCTCATCTTCCTGCCCGATGAGATAAAGGACGACACAACAGGCTTGGAGAAG CTGCAGAGGGAGCTAACCTATGAGAAATTTGTGGAGTGGACTCGTTCAGACATGATGAGCCAAACTGAGGTCCAGGTGGGGCTGCCTCGATTTAAGATGGAGGAGACGTACGATTTAAAAGATGTCCTGACCAGCATGGGCATGGCGAACGCTTTTGACGTCACACTGAGTGACTTTTCTG GCATGTCTCCTGCCAACAACCTGGTACTGTCAAAAGTCGTCCACAAGGCTTTTGTAGAAGTCAACGAGGAGGGAActgaggctgctgctgccactgctgctatCCTATCAGAACGCTCTGCAATGATTCCCGCCACGTTCATTGCAGACCACCCCTTCCTTTTCTTCATCCGACATAACCCCACCATGAGCGTTCTCTTTGCCGGACAATACTGCTCCCCTGAGTGA